The region TAGAAAGAGCAGACCAATTATTGGAAGGCATCAGGATTATAAGGAAAATACTCGAAACAAAAGATGTTTTCATAGGCATAGAGAAAAATAAGTCCGACGCTGTCAAATTGTTGTCCGAAAAATGCAAAGGCCAGAATATCAGGGTAAAGGCTTTGCATGCCAAGTATCCGCAGGGCAGCGAAAAAAAGCTTATTTATGCCGTAAACAGAAGAAAAGTCCCTGCAGGCGGTCTTCCCATGGATATTGGCTGCGTTGTCCAGAATGTTGGCACTTGTTTGGCTGTTTTTGAAGCTGTTGCGCTCTCCAAGTCGCTCTATGAAAGGGTCATCACAGTAACAGGCAGGGTAAACAGGCCTAAAAATATTTTAGTTAGGATAGGCTCATCAGTAAAGGAAGCCATAGAAGAGGCTGATAACTATAAAGGCCAGCCAAAAAAGATCATCATGGGCGGACCGATGATGGGATTTGCGCTTCCCACAGATGAGCTGCCGGTAATTAAGGGCACGTCAGGAATAATTGTCTTCAATAAGGTTGATATGGATGAGAAAAGGCAGGAAATAGAATGCATAAGGTGCGGTAAATGCGTCCAGAAATGCCCCATGCATCTTCATCCCTCATTACTGGCGAGATACGCACAAAAAGGAAAATTCGGATTGGCAGAAAAGACATTCGCCATGGACTGTTACGAGTGCGGCTGCTGTGCTTTCATCTGTCCTTCCCATATCCCCTTAGTCCACTGGATAAGGTATGCTAAGTCAGAGATATTGAGGAAAAGAGTGGAAAGGAAGAAAAAAGAAAAAAAGTCAAAAGAGGCAAAAGGCAGTGAGCATGCAGAAAAAGGGAGAAAAACAGGGGAAAGTTCAGAAAAGAAAGAAAGTGAAGAAGAAAAGAAGGAAGAAAAACAAGCCAGCAACGTCCCTGAATCAGGAAAGGAGAAAATAGGTGCCGAAGAGAGCAATGAAAAGCCGCAAGCGGCTGAAGAATACAAAAAAGAAGATAATCCAGAAGAAGACAAAAAAGAATAAGATGCCGGAAAAAAAATTTATTGTGGAAAGTTCGCCCCATATATTTTCTTCTAATTATAAATACAAAGTAATGTGGCTTGTTGTGCTGGCTTTGCTGCCTGCCGCAATTATGGGGGTCATTAACTTTGGTGCGCGTGCCCTCCTCGTTATCATAGTAGCCTTATCAGTCTCCATACTTACTGATGCACTTTTCGAAAAGCTGAAAGGAAAGCAGATGGTTGTTGAGCAGGGAGCCGCGGTTGTTACCGGCCTGCTGCTCGGAATGATTCTTCCCCCTGCAGTTCCGCTGTGGGTTCCTGCATTAGGCAGCTTTACCGCGATAGCGCTGGCAAAGCACGCTTTTGGCGGTGCGGGCATGACCATCTTCAATCCTGCGTTGGTAGGAAGGGCATTCCTTGTTGCGAGCTTCCCTGCAATAATGACGAGATACACATGGCCAGACGGCATCACATCAGCATCCCCATTGGGCATGCTGAAGGCTGAAGGCTACACACATGCTCTTTCCTTTTTCGGGAGCAGGTTAGCAGCTTACAAGGCAATGTTTTTCGGGAACATAGCAGGCAGCATAGGTGAAACTTCTGCTTTGGCTCTGCTTATCGGAGGCTTGTTTCTTGTACTGGTGAAAGTTATTGACTGGAAGATTCCAGCTGTCTATATTGGCACTGTATTTGTCCTGACATGGCTGTTTGGCCAAGATCCCATTTATCATATTTTAGGAGGCGGCCTTTTCATCGGGGCATTCTTCATGGCAACAGCTTATGAAGGCATGCCCATAACCCCTAACGGAAGAGTCTATTTTGCCTTGGGCCTGGGCATATTGACAGTCGTGATAAGGTTATGGGGCGGCTATCCCGAGGGCGTAAATTACTCCATACTGCTGATGAATGCAGCCTCTCCCCTGATTGAAAGATTGACAATAAGAAAGCCTTTTGGCTATACGAAAAAGAAAAAAAATGCTGAATCAAATGCTTAAATCAACACTTGTATTGTCTTTAGTGTGCTTAATAGCCGCGGCTTTGCTCGGCACAGCCTATATTTTTACAGAGCCTGGAATAGAAGAGCAGAAAGAAGCCGCGCTAAAGGAAAGCCTGGGCCAGGTTCATACAACAGCAGATGATTTTGAAGCAAAAGACGGCTATTTTGTAGCATTAAAAAACAGCAAAATAATAGGTTATGCGGCTGTTGCAGAGGCACAGGGCTACGGCGGCACTATAAAAATTCTTGCAGGCATAGACACGGAAAAGAAGCTGACAGGAATAAGGATAATGGAGCATGAGGAAACACCCGGCATGGGGGCAAGTGCCCTAAAACCCGAATTTTATTCCCAGTTTAGCGGTCTGCCAGCAGATAAAATAGCCTTAAGAAGAAATGGCGGAAAGATCGATGCAATTACTGGCGCCACTATAACAAGCTCTGCTGTTATAGATGCAGTAAAGCAGGCTCTCGAGTCAGAGCTAAGCAGCTTAAAATTCAATAATTCTATTGAAGAAGCTGATTCTGTAACTTACGCTGTTCCGGGCAATAAATCAGGAGAGATAAAAAATGGCTGAAGATGATGAAGAAGAGGTAGAAGAAGAGCCTGAGCTGCTTCCGAAAGCATTCAAGCAGAAAGTTAAGGCTGTTTGGGCTGTTTTTATGAGTTACTTCAATGAATTCAGCAAGGGAATAACTAAGATAAACCCTATCTTTGTCATGGCTCTCGGCTTATGCCCGACATTGGCTGTCACTACCAGCCTGGACAATGCTGTCGGCATGGGATTTGCCACCACATTTGTCCTGCTCAGCTCAGCTGTATTTGTTTCCTCTATAAGAAAAACAGTCCCTTCCAATGTAAGGATTCCTGTTTTCATTGTTATAATTGCTACATTCGTAACCATAGCACAGCTTTTCATCAGGGCATTTTCAGCCGAACTGAACAGGGCATTGGGAATATTCCTTCCTTTGATAGTTGTCAACTGTGTAATCCTTGGAAGGGCAGAAAGCTTTTCATCAAGAAACAGCATATTAAGGAGCATGCTTGATGCTCTTGGTATAGGAGCAGGCTTTTCGCTGGCTTTATTATTGATAAGCAGCATAAGGGAGCTGCTTGGCACAGGGGAGCTTTATCTTTTCGGGAACAATCTTCTGAATTTAAGCTGGCTTTTTAATCCGATGCTCGCATTCATATTAGCTCCCGGTGCTTTGCTTACAATGGGATTATTGCTCGCTTTCTTCAACTGGCTTGGCAACATTGATTTTAAGAAGCAGTCAGCGCATGTTGAAGAGCACAATGGCGATAATGCAGCCGAAAAGGCAGAAGGGGAAAGCGAAGAAGAAAAAAAGGAGGAAAAGAAAGGATAATTAAATATTCAAAATGGAAAACCTGATAGCAATCCTGATAAGCATGATTTTCGTAAATAATTTCATACTCACCAAATTCCTCGGCTTATGCCCTTTTTTCGGTGTATCAAAAAAGACCGGAAATGCTGTCGGCATGGGATTTGCAGTAATCTTTGTGATGGGAATAGCTTCCGCAACAAGCTGGCTTCTTTATACCTTTGTGCTCGCTCCCCTAAGCCTTGAGTTTCTCCAGATAATAACTTTCATACTTATAATAGCTTTCCTTGTACAGCTTGTTGAAATATTCATAAAAAAGTATTCGGATTCCCTGCATAAGGCTTTGGGAATATACCTTCCCCTGATCACCACCAATTGTGCTGTATTGGGTGTGGCTTTCCTTAATATACAGGAAGGATATTCATTTTTAGGCAGCCTAGCCGGCGGATTAGGCGCAGGCATAGGCTTTATGCTGGCTCTGCTGCTGATGTCTGGCATAAGGGAAAGGGTTGAGCTGACGGATGTCCCAAATCCTTTCAGGGGATTGCCGATTGCATTTATAATCGCTTCCCTCATGTCGCTGGCATTTTTGGGATTTTCAGGTATGTTACAATGATGGTATTGCTGTATTCAATAATTGTACTCGGGCTGATGGGGACTGCTGCAGGCCTTATCTTAGCTTATGCTTCAAAGAGGTTTGCAGCCTGGCAGGATCCAAATGTAAATCAGATAGAGGAAGTTCTTCCAGGCGTTAACTGCGGGGCATGCGGCTATGCCGGCTGCCACGCTTATGCACAGGCTGTTGCATCAGGAAAAGCGCCCATAGACCTGTGCAGGCCCGGCGCGAATAAAGTGGCTGCGCAAATCGGGGAAATAATGGGCCAGGAAGCAGGAGAAAAAGAGCCAAAGGTAGCAAAGAGGAAATGTAACGGAGGAAATAAAGAAGCGAAAAAGAAGTTTGATTATGGCAGCATACAGACCTGCAAGGCAGCCTCTTTGGTAAATAACGGCTACAAGCAGTGCTCCTACTCCTGCCTGGGCTTTGGAGATTGCGCTTTAGTCTGCCCTGTGGGTGCAATAAACATGGATGAAAACAACCTCCCACAGATTGACATGGAAAAATGCATAGCATGTGAAAAATGCGTGATTGAATGCCCTCGCAGCATATTAGAGATGGTTCCTAAAAAGGCGCGCGTTCATGTCAGGTGCAGGTCAAAAGATTCAGCAAAAAATGTCGTAAAAGCATGCTCAGTGGGCTGCATTGCCTGCAGGAAATGCGAAAAAGAATGCCCTTTTGATGCCATACATGTTATTGATAATTTAGCTGTGATTGATTATTCTAAATGCACCAGCTGCGGCAAGTGCGTTAAAGTATGCCCCCACAGCATAATTGAGCAGGAGCCTTTGCCTAAAAAGCCCGGAAAAAAGAAGAAAGAAGGCGAAGAAAAGAACGAAGAAGCAGACTGATTCTTATGTAACTACCGTAAAGTAATATATATAAAAAATCGAAATATTTATATATAATTAATTTCAAAAATATACTCAATCCTATAATAATGTGGATTTATATATTTTATTTGCAAATGAAAAAGAAGGTGGGCCTTATGAATTCTAGAATAATTTTTTTAGTAGTTTCAATGCTGTTTGCCGCAGGGATTGTTTCAGCTGTCAACTGCTGGCAGTATGATGATTCGCAGTCAGACTGTGAAGCTGCAGAAGACTGCCAATGGGAGCAGGATGACTGGGGAGGCTGGTGCCAGGAAAAAGGTTGCTGGCAATTATGGGATCAAACAGACTGTACTAATTCTACTGATGATCTAAATTGTTTATGGAGATCTTCAACTTCTTCTTCTGGTTGGTGTGAACAAACTTCTTGTTATTCATGGGAAGGAACCAATGCCGCAACATGTGTTAATAATTCTGCAAATAAAAATTGTCAATGGCAAAATCAATGTTTTGGATACAATCAAAATGTAAACTGTCCTTCTCTTGGAATTGATGAATGTAGTAACGTAACTGGTTGTACTTGGGGTATGTGTGAAGAAGTAGGCTGTTGGAAATATGATTATACCGATCAAGACACATGTCAAGCACAAACAGGTTCTATGGGTAATTCTTGTCGATGGGATAATAATGGAGAATATTGTTATGAACTAGGTTGTTGGGATTATGATAATACTAATTATACTGCTTGTGTAAACAATGCTAATGGTTTAGCTTGTCAATGGAATGCTGCTTATCAAAGATGTGAAGAAATTCAATGTTGGAAGTTTGATTATACTAATTCATCTGTATGTACAACAGATGCTCTAAATAATTATAACCTAACCTGTACTTGGGATGGACAATATTGTATGAATTCTCAATGTTCTAATTTGAATACTCAATCTAATTGTGATACTACACAAGGATGTTCTTGGAAAACACAAACTGGAGGAGGATGGTGTGAAGAAGCACAATGTTGGATCTTCGACCAATGGAACGGTGGAACAGAACAACAATGTAATGGTACAAATATAGAACCAGGTAATGATGCATATTCTTTTAATCTAAGTTGTGAATGGGATAATGGTGCTTGCTACCCTAATGTAGATGAAAACTGTTCTACATTCACAACAGAATCTGGATGTATGGATACATATTATTGTTGGTGGCAATGTTCTGACTGGGACAATCAATCAACTTGTACATGTAATGATCCTAAAGATTTAGGAGAAACATATGATGATAACTTCTTCCAAAAATGGAATCCTGGATGTTATATATTCGATATAAATTATGATTTATGTAATGCTACTTATGCAGGAACAAATGCAAGCTACTGCGAGAATGACACTTCTCTTAATATTCCCTATGACTGCTCATGGCAAAATGGCACAGGCCAGGAAGAATGCCTTGCTGTTTCGGCATGCCACGATGTTATTGGCTGCCAATTTTCGGCACAGCTTGGCACAGGTCTTTGCGATCCCGAGCCTGGACATGCATTTCAAAGCCATATAGAGAATGAGGGGCTCAACTGCACAATGATAAACAACACGCAGTTATGCAATAATATACCTGCATTATCTACCTGCTGTGAATGGAAAGAAGGAACATGCAAGGAAAAGCTTGGCAAAGAATGCTGGGAAAACATGGATAAAAAGATGGAAGATGATTTTGATGGAATTAAATCATGTGCAGATGCAAGTATCTTTGCAAACCCAGAAAAAAAATGTAATGAGATGGGAGGTTATCCTTTATTTATGCCTTGTAAATGGAATTCTTCTATAAGTAAATGTGAATTTAAATCAACTCAGATATTTGGAGATGCAAGCCAGACTTTATCCCTTATAGAAAATCAGAAAAATTGTGAAGCTGCTGGTGGAAAATGGGTTCAGGAATGGTACTGCGAGGGAAACAGAAGTGTTCCAGCAGGAAGATGTGAACAGAAAGCAGACGAAGAAAATAATTGTGACGTTGCATGTTTCGCTTGTGAATTCAAATTCGATGGTACAAACTTTACTAATATAACTAATGCAAAAGCTACATGTTATGGATCAGATTTAGGTTATTGTGAATTTACTGCAGATTCAACAGCAAAAAACGGACTAGGAACTTGCAGAGCAAAAGAAGAATTCAAGGCAGGTATTGCTTCTGATTGTACTTCTGATTGTGGAAGTTGTACTTATATGGGTAATCCTAACGCTGCTTCAAACTTTGATGGTAACAAACAATATTCAAATTGTAATTCTCCAAGTTGTTATTGTGGACAAGCATATGAATTTGGAGATGTAAAATGTAAATGGGTAAATGATAATACTAGTAATCAAGGAGGATATTGTGTAGATTCAACAACAAAAACCTGCCAGGATAGCTGTGACAGGTGTTATTCAAAATCTGACTGTAATAATGATGGAAGAATGGCTTTCAATGCAATAGGAAGTTGTGAATGGGTAACAGAATCTGGAGAAATATCTACCAGTGCTACAGAAGGTATCTGCAGAAAGAAAGGAAGCGGAGAAATCTGTTGGGATGGAATTGATAATGATGCAGACGACCTAATTGATTGTGCTGATAATAATTGTTATTCAGATAGTTTCTGTGGTTTTGTTTCAGGAGACTGTCCTAGTATTACAACCGCAGCAGTATGTAATGCAACTCAATTAGATAATGGATTAAATTGTACTTGGAAATCTGATGCATGGGGTAGCTTCTGTGACTTCCCAGGATCAGATTGTTATGAAAGAGATGGAACAAACCAAACCTATTGTGAAGCAGCAAGCGGATGTCAATGGGGTTCTGACTCTATGGGAGGTTCAGGATGGTGTGAACAAGATTGGGATTCCGCAAACGATTGTTGGAGCATGATAACTGAAGCTACTTGTACTGGTGGTTGTGTATGGACTAATGATACTTGGTGTACTCAAAATCCTACAGATCAATGGTGTCAAGACTTTGGAGGATGGTGTGATCCTGCAGCATTCGCTCCTAAGAACTGCTGGAACAGAGATGATACTAATCAATCATGGTGTGAAAATTTAACTGGTTGTTTCTACACAAACTCAACAGGAATGTGTATGGAACAGGGATGTTGGAATTATGATTCTAACGTAACTGCATGTAATCAACAAGATAATTGTCAATGGAAACAGGACGATTGGCAACAATGTGAAGTAGACTGGAGTGTAAATTGCTGGTTATATGACGATAATGAAACACAATGTGATACTGCACCAGAATGTACTTGGTTTGATCAAGGCAGCAATTGGGCATATTGTGGCAACAAATTTGATGTTTGCTGGAATTACGGTAGTGATTCTAGTTCATGTGATTCTGATTCTAATTGTTACTGGACTGATTGGAATAGTTGTGAAGCTATATGTAGAGATGAAAATACTTATGGTACTGAATCAAGCTGTAACGCTGTAGATGGATGTCATTGGAAATCAGGATGGTGTGAAGATACTAGCATGGGTGGAAGCAGTAGTGGAGTAGATTGTGGAAGTAAAGATGAAAGCACTTGTATTGCTGCAACCGAGTGTAAATGGAAAAATCCTGGATGGTGTGATCCTATAGGTTTCTCTGGAGGATCAGCAGCAAATTCAGCAGGAAGTGGTAATAATGTAGGTTCTGAATGTTGGAAATATGATGGAGAAGAAGCATTATGTACTGACGCTTCTACTATAAACATTAGTTGTTCATGGATGGACGAACCTTGGCCACATTGTGAACCTGACTGGGGTTCTTCTAATTGCTGGGATCGTAATGAAACTACTTGTAATGAAAGTTGCTGGTGGAGTGAAGAAGGATGGTGTACTAATGCTAATGAACAATGTAAAATGAATTCTTCTTTATCAGAAAATTCAACTTTATGTGATGCCAATAGTGCTTGTAATTGGGCTACATTTAATGAGGGATGTAGAGAAGATTGGAACTCATTAGATAGTTGTTATCAAATTTGGGATCAAGATGATTGTACAAATGCAACAAATAATCAGACATGTAAATGGGAAACTTATTATGATCAATTTGATGGTCAAGAAAGAACGGGATGTAGACCTAAATTCGAAGCTTGTCGTGATTTCAGTTTAAGTTCTTCAGAATGTAATGCTTTAGACGGTTGTTTCTGGAATGAATTTATGGGTATGTGTGACGCTGTTTGTTTCAATATGTCTTTAACAGAACAACAATGTGGTGCAATCGCTGGTTGTACTTTTGGAGGAGGAAGCTGTGAACCTTCACTATTTACAAAGCAAACTGCAGGAGAATGTACTGGTGCTGGAGGTAAATGGTTAAACGGATGGTGTAATCCTCCTGGACAAGGAAAAATGTTTGCAGGTATGGATATGGGTCCACCAGTACCAATAGTTACAGAAAATTGTAATTCTAATGGAGAAGTGGCTTATGCAGATATTTGTGGTGTTGGAATTAAAGATACAGGTAATAGTTTTATTTTTGGTTCACAAACTGCCGATTTTAGTAATGTAGGAGTATGTAATGGTCAGAATGTTATAACCTTTGGATCAAGTAACTTTGGTATGGGAAGTGCAAACCAAGGTCAGGGAACAAGCCCTGTAAAATACTATGTATATCTTGATACAGATGGATCAACAACAGGAGGATGTTCGCCAGTAAATAATAAATCAATGAAAGGTTATGAATTCTTCCTTAAGCTTGAATCAACATATAACAGTACTCTAGAAAAATCAACAGAAACATTTACTGCAAAGAGATGCAGTTTATCTGGATCTACTTGGAAGATTGCAGATATCAGCCTAAGTACATGGAAACAACAAATGTGTTCCATGGCAGGAGGGCCTTTAATAGCTGTAACAAAAACAGATCTAGAAAAATTCCCTGAATTATATGATTCAGAAAAAGACGTAAGAGTTTATGTGGCAATGGCTGACAGCAGTCGTAATGCAACAGTACCTTATGATGAAGCAGGACCTGGTTGGTATACACCAGGAGCTGTTGATTTCAGTTTAGAAAGTCTATTCGGAATGGGATCTGATACAGCTAAGAATGAAGATATCATGAAGAAAGGTTATGTTGAACATGAAGACTGTTATTTAACAGGTGATGAAGATAAGGATGGAAATGCAGATTGTGATGATTGGGACTGTCAGTATGCTTCTGGTTGTGAAAGTTCAGGAGTTAATGCAGACAACTATACAGATACTTCAATGCCAAAAATTACAGGAATTAAGATTGAAGAATACACAGATTCTGCACTAATCATGTACTCAACAAATAAACCAACAAATGGAACACTAGCATTCTATCATAACGATTCAACATGCGCAACAACTAACGCAACAATCTATGATAAAGGAGTAACCACAACTTCCATGAGAAATCATAAACTATGGCATGATGGACACATCTACAACGATGGTGGAGTTAGTAGTTTAGATTATGCTTTAAACAGTAG is a window of Candidatus Woesearchaeota archaeon DNA encoding:
- the rsxC gene encoding electron transport complex subunit RsxC, whose translation is MAFKGGIHPKYNKITAGSKIEKAGLPGKIVLPMSQHVGKPCEPIVNIGDYVRTGQKIAESDAFVSAPIHSSVSGTVKSVEALPHPITGNPVKSVTIESDGKDDKVEMRERQYENLSNEELKEIIREAGIVGLGGAAFPAHVKLSPPKDKNIDCLLINGAECEPFLTTDHRLMVERADQLLEGIRIIRKILETKDVFIGIEKNKSDAVKLLSEKCKGQNIRVKALHAKYPQGSEKKLIYAVNRRKVPAGGLPMDIGCVVQNVGTCLAVFEAVALSKSLYERVITVTGRVNRPKNILVRIGSSVKEAIEEADNYKGQPKKIIMGGPMMGFALPTDELPVIKGTSGIIVFNKVDMDEKRQEIECIRCGKCVQKCPMHLHPSLLARYAQKGKFGLAEKTFAMDCYECGCCAFICPSHIPLVHWIRYAKSEILRKRVERKKKEKKSKEAKGSEHAEKGRKTGESSEKKESEEEKKEEKQASNVPESGKEKIGAEESNEKPQAAEEYKKEDNPEEDKKE
- a CDS encoding RnfABCDGE type electron transport complex subunit D, which gives rise to MPEKKFIVESSPHIFSSNYKYKVMWLVVLALLPAAIMGVINFGARALLVIIVALSVSILTDALFEKLKGKQMVVEQGAAVVTGLLLGMILPPAVPLWVPALGSFTAIALAKHAFGGAGMTIFNPALVGRAFLVASFPAIMTRYTWPDGITSASPLGMLKAEGYTHALSFFGSRLAAYKAMFFGNIAGSIGETSALALLIGGLFLVLVKVIDWKIPAVYIGTVFVLTWLFGQDPIYHILGGGLFIGAFFMATAYEGMPITPNGRVYFALGLGILTVVIRLWGGYPEGVNYSILLMNAASPLIERLTIRKPFGYTKKKKNAESNA
- a CDS encoding RnfABCDGE type electron transport complex subunit G gives rise to the protein MLNQMLKSTLVLSLVCLIAAALLGTAYIFTEPGIEEQKEAALKESLGQVHTTADDFEAKDGYFVALKNSKIIGYAAVAEAQGYGGTIKILAGIDTEKKLTGIRIMEHEETPGMGASALKPEFYSQFSGLPADKIALRRNGGKIDAITGATITSSAVIDAVKQALESELSSLKFNNSIEEADSVTYAVPGNKSGEIKNG
- a CDS encoding RnfABCDGE type electron transport complex subunit E → MSYFNEFSKGITKINPIFVMALGLCPTLAVTTSLDNAVGMGFATTFVLLSSAVFVSSIRKTVPSNVRIPVFIVIIATFVTIAQLFIRAFSAELNRALGIFLPLIVVNCVILGRAESFSSRNSILRSMLDALGIGAGFSLALLLISSIRELLGTGELYLFGNNLLNLSWLFNPMLAFILAPGALLTMGLLLAFFNWLGNIDFKKQSAHVEEHNGDNAAEKAEGESEEEKKEEKKG
- the rsxA gene encoding electron transport complex subunit RsxA: MENLIAILISMIFVNNFILTKFLGLCPFFGVSKKTGNAVGMGFAVIFVMGIASATSWLLYTFVLAPLSLEFLQIITFILIIAFLVQLVEIFIKKYSDSLHKALGIYLPLITTNCAVLGVAFLNIQEGYSFLGSLAGGLGAGIGFMLALLLMSGIRERVELTDVPNPFRGLPIAFIIASLMSLAFLGFSGMLQ
- a CDS encoding RnfABCDGE type electron transport complex subunit B, whose translation is MMVLLYSIIVLGLMGTAAGLILAYASKRFAAWQDPNVNQIEEVLPGVNCGACGYAGCHAYAQAVASGKAPIDLCRPGANKVAAQIGEIMGQEAGEKEPKVAKRKCNGGNKEAKKKFDYGSIQTCKAASLVNNGYKQCSYSCLGFGDCALVCPVGAINMDENNLPQIDMEKCIACEKCVIECPRSILEMVPKKARVHVRCRSKDSAKNVVKACSVGCIACRKCEKECPFDAIHVIDNLAVIDYSKCTSCGKCVKVCPHSIIEQEPLPKKPGKKKKEGEEKNEEAD